Proteins found in one Ornithorhynchus anatinus isolate Pmale09 chromosome 8, mOrnAna1.pri.v4, whole genome shotgun sequence genomic segment:
- the MOCS3 gene encoding adenylyltransferase and sulfurtransferase MOCS3 encodes MAAEDVAALRAELERREEEVSELRRRLEAAEKGRAAAAAAEEEEEELGPLPARSALTAAEILRYSRQLVLPELGVRGQLRLAGSSVLVVGCGGLGCPLAQYLAAAGVGRLGLLDPAVVEPSNLARQVLHGEARAGQPKVHSAAAALRRLNSSVEVVPYARALTPASAPDLVRRYDLVADCSDNAPTRYLVSDACVLSGRPLVSASALRLEGQLAVFHHAGGPCYRCAFPRPPPAHTVTSCADGGVLGAVPGVLGCLQALEVLKIAAGLEPAYSGRLLLFDALGGGPAGQFRCVRLKGRRPDCPACGDRPAAALLPDYGAFCGGAAPHDRRGPGLRLLEPRHRLAPDAYRSLLDRGEPHLLLDVRPPAEVDICRLPHALPVPLARLERGDEAALAALAQAVGRGRARLPPGTPFPVYVVCKLGNDSQKAVGILRDCDAPGLRPLVVKDIAGGLMAWAASVDPTFPRY; translated from the coding sequence ATGGCGGCGGAGGACGTGGCGGCCCTGCGGGCCGAGCTGGAGCGCCGCGAGGAGGAGGTGAGCGAGCTGCGGCGCCGGCTGGAGGCGGCGGAgaaggggcgggcggcggcggcggcggcggaggaggaggaggaggagctgggtccGCTGCCGGCCCGCAGCGCCCTGACGGCGGCGGAGATCCTGCGCTACAGCCGGCAGCTGGTCCTGCCGGAGCTGGGCGTCCGCGGGCAGCTGCGCCTGGCCGGCTCGTCCGTGCTGGTGGTGGGCTGCGGCGGGCTGGGCTGCCCGCTGGCCCAGTACCTGGCGGCGGCGGGCGTGGGGCGGCTGGGCCTGCTGGACCCCGCCGTGGTGGAGCCGAGCAACCTGGCCCGCCAGGTCCTGCACGGCGAGGCCCGGGCCGGGCAGCCCAAGGTCCACTCGGCCGCCGCCGCGCTGCGCCGCCTCAACTCTTCCGTGGAGGTGGTGCCCTACGCGCGGGCGCTCACCCCCGCCTCGGCGCCGGACCTGGTGCGGCGCTACGACCTGGTGGCCGACTGCTCCGACAACGCGCCCACCCGCTACCTGGTCAGCGACGCCTGCGTGCTGAGCGGCCGGCCGCTGGTGTCGGCCAGCGCGCTGCGGCTGGAGGGCCAGCTGGCCGTCTTCCACCACGCCGGCGGGCCCTGCTACCGCTGCGCCTTcccgcgcccgccgcccgcccacaCGGTCACCAGCTGCGCCGACGGCGGGGTGCTGGGCGCCGTGCCCGGGGTGCTGGGCTGCCTGCAGGCCCTGGAGGTGCTGAAGATCGCCGCCGGGCTGGAGCCCGCCTACAGCGGTCGCCTGCTGCTCTTCGACGCGCTGGGCGGCGGCCCCGCCGGGCAGTTCCGCTGCGTCCGGCTGAAGGGCCGCCGGCCCGACTGCCCGGCCTGCGGGGACCGGCCGGCCGCCGCCCTCCTGCCGGACTACGGGGCCTTCTGCGGCGGGGCCGCCCCCCACGACCGCCGCGGCCCGGGCCTGCGCCTGCTGGAGCCCCGACACCGCCTGGCCCCCGACGCCTACCGCAGCCTGCTGGACCGCGGAGAGCCGCACCTGCTGCTGGACGTGCGGCCCCCCGCCGAGGTGGACATCTGCCGCCTGCCCCACGCCCTGCCCGTGCCCCTGGCCCGGCTGGAGCGCGGCGACGAGGCCGCCCTGGCCGCCCTGGCCCAGGCCGTCGGCCGCGGCCGGGCCCGcctgccccccgggacccccttcCCCGTCTACGTGGTCTGCAAGCTGGGCAACGACTCGCAGAAGGCCGTCGGGATCCTGAGGGACTGCGACGCCCCCGGCCTGCGGCCCCTCGTCGTCAAGGACATCGCCGGGGGGCTCATGGCCTGGGCCGCCTCCGTCGACCCCACCTTCCCCAGGTACTGA